The Candidatus Methylomirabilis tolerans genome contains a region encoding:
- the sufD gene encoding Fe-S cluster assembly protein SufD translates to MMLQVVEELDNYRVDFERIKRDSTDGRPQWIDQIRTAAFGRFVERGFPATRLEDWKYTNVAPIARTPFRRAGQTWGTLPVEPFEAFTLEGVACAQLVFVNGHYTPELSSLAALPEGVTASSLATVLACNPASVEPHLAQYASYHDQAFVALNTAFMEDGAFVSIPEGTIVEAPIHLLFISSVPFDLAPVSYPRNLIVVGSHSQVRIVESYVGLKHDVYFTDAVTEIVGGENATIDYYKVQQESEEAFHVATVQAQLGRSSTFSSHAIDLGGALVRNNLDVALEGEGAECTLNGLYMVTGRQHVDNHTRIDHIQPHCRSRQLYKGILDGKSRGVFNGKIVVRKAAQKTDAKQANKNLLLSEDAVIDSKPQLEIFNNDVKCTHGTTIGQHNQEAMFYLRSRGLDLATARSLLTYAFASELLSRIKVEPVRTQLEALLLTRLCDGAAPEETP, encoded by the coding sequence GTGATGCTTCAAGTCGTAGAAGAGCTGGACAACTATCGCGTAGACTTCGAGCGGATCAAAAGGGACAGCACAGACGGGCGACCCCAGTGGATCGACCAGATTCGCACAGCGGCGTTCGGCCGGTTCGTCGAGCGGGGGTTTCCCGCGACTCGGCTCGAGGATTGGAAATATACCAACGTCGCTCCGATCGCCAGGACCCCGTTCAGACGCGCTGGACAGACCTGGGGAACATTGCCGGTCGAACCCTTCGAGGCCTTTACCCTCGAAGGGGTGGCGTGCGCTCAACTAGTCTTCGTGAACGGCCATTACACGCCCGAGCTTTCGTCGCTTGCGGCGCTTCCGGAAGGTGTTACGGCGAGCAGCCTGGCAACGGTTCTCGCCTGCAATCCGGCCTCGGTCGAGCCGCATCTGGCTCAGTACGCCAGTTACCACGATCAGGCGTTCGTGGCCCTCAATACAGCCTTCATGGAGGACGGAGCGTTCGTATCTATCCCGGAGGGTACGATCGTTGAGGCGCCTATCCACCTGTTGTTCATCTCCTCCGTGCCCTTCGACTTGGCCCCGGTGTCGTACCCCAGGAATCTGATCGTAGTCGGATCTCACAGCCAGGTCCGGATTGTCGAGAGCTACGTGGGGCTGAAACATGACGTCTATTTTACCGATGCAGTTACCGAGATCGTCGGCGGCGAGAACGCGACGATCGACTATTATAAGGTGCAGCAGGAAAGTGAGGAGGCCTTCCACGTGGCAACGGTGCAGGCACAGCTTGGACGCAGCAGCACGTTCTCGTCTCACGCCATTGACCTTGGTGGCGCCCTCGTCCGGAACAATCTGGACGTAGCGCTTGAAGGGGAAGGCGCCGAGTGCACCCTCAATGGCCTCTATATGGTGACGGGTCGGCAGCACGTGGATAACCACACGCGGATCGATCATATCCAGCCACATTGTCGCAGCCGTCAGCTCTATAAGGGTATCCTCGATGGGAAGTCGAGGGGGGTCTTCAACGGCAAGATCGTCGTGCGCAAGGCCGCCCAGAAAACCGACGCCAAGCAGGCCAACAAGAATCTTTTGCTGTCCGAGGACGCTGTTATTGACAGCAAGCCTCAGTTAGAAATCTTCAATAATGACGTGAAATGCACCCATGGTACGACCATTGGCCAGCATAACCAGGAAGCGATGTTTTATCTGCGTTCTCGCGGCCTCGATCTCGCGACTGCTCGCAGCCTATTGACCTATGCGTTTGCGAGCGAGTTGCTCAGCCGGATCAAGGTTGAACCGGTCCGAACCCAGCTCGAAGCACTCCTGCTCACGCGGCTTTGCGATGGCGCCG